The following coding sequences are from one Rutidosis leptorrhynchoides isolate AG116_Rl617_1_P2 chromosome 11, CSIRO_AGI_Rlap_v1, whole genome shotgun sequence window:
- the LOC139875355 gene encoding codeine O-demethylase-like, translating to MKNDLRIPEHNTCQEETHNTYSNPDNTFRADKTPVNQTKNKMMQVQEIAETCKHLPERYVRKQEEEYRHFNTTYDPNNPKIADIPIIDFSILTSSRIELDKLTSALSTWGCIQAVNHGIESSFLEKLRETGKLFFKLPADERNKCLREEHDIEGYGNDNVLSDHQTLDWNDRLHLSVLPLHRRKYQFWPQNPTHFREVLDEYCSKMELINEFFLKAMAKSLNLDENCFWDQYGKTGTMNARFNYYPACPWPEKVLGFKPHADSTAITVLLQDKEIEGLQILKDDQWFHVPIVNEALTINVGDQIQIMSNGIFKSPVHRVFVDSKRDRMTLAMICRPQTEKDIGPVEGLITDKTPRLYKNVTMTTDFFFKYYQHGMRAIDACKI from the exons ATGAAAAACGACCTACGTATACCCGAACACAACACTTGTCAGGAGGAAACCCACAACACCTACTCGAATCCGGATAACACATTTCGAGCTG ACAAAACCCCTGTTAACCAGACAAAGAACAAGATGATGCAAGTTCAAGAAATAGCAGAGACGTGTAAACATTTGCCCGAAAGATACGTACGTAAACAAGAAGAAGAATATCGTCATTTTAATACCACCTATGATCCGAATAATCCAAAGATTGCAGATATTCCTATTATTGATTTTAGTATTTTAACTTCATCAAGGATAGAACTCGATAAACTGACATCCGCACTCTCAACTTGGGGCTGCATTCAG GCAGTTAACCATGGAATTGAAAGTTCATTTTTGGAAAAACTGCGCGAAACTGGCAAACTTTTTTTTAAACTACCAGCGGACGAGAGGAACAAATGTTTGAGAGAGGAACATGATATCGAAGGTTATGGGAATGACAATGTTCTTTCTGATCACCAGACTCTTGACTGGAATGATAGGCTTCATCTTAGTGTTCTTCCACTACATCGACGAAAATATCAATTTTGGCCTCAAAATCCCACTCATTTCAG GGAAGTTCTTGATGAATATTGCTCAAAAATGGAGTTGATTAATGAGTTTTTTCTTAAAGCCATGGCTAAGTCACTAAACTTGGATGAAAATTGCTTTTGGGATCAATATGGGAAAACAGGGACGATGAATGCAAGATTTAACTATTACCCTGCTTGTCCATGGCCTGAAAAGGTGTTGGGATTCAAACCACATGCTGATAGTACAGCCATTACAGTTCTGTTGCAAGATAAAGAGATTGAAGGTCTTCAAATTTTGAAAGATGATCAATGGTTTCATGTTCCTATTGTGAATGAGGCTCTAACTATTAATGTTGGTGATCAAATCCAG ATAATGAGTAATGGGATATTCAAGAGCCCGGTGCATAGAGTGTTTGTAGACTCAAAACGCGACAGGATGACACTCGCTATGATATGTAGGCCTCAAACTGAAAAGGATATAGGACCCGTGGAAGGGCTTATTACGGATAAAACACCAAGGTTATACAAGAATGTTACTATGACTACCGACTTCTTTTTCAAGTATTATCAGCATGGTATGAGAGCAATTGATGCATGCAAGATTTGA